From a region of the Streptacidiphilus albus JL83 genome:
- a CDS encoding WXG100 family type VII secretion target gives MSHAELLDIVNSTDPNTVLSVGNQLLIAGGQIQSLADDLHQNIAGLEWTGSAADSFRGWASQVVQATDTLADFTNTTATNIQMAGETLTNVKSSMPPLPTADMATVARYQQQPPVISALRVHGEPLSSSPAPGAITANQAKAAQANIDSLHQEAVTLMEKLGGSYSTAYSTIGATVVPTFPPPPVALMPPKGSGKLNTSANLLVQGEASPGAGLVKRGVGGSRSASGAKKESTAGSIQRGSGGGSAFVPVPTPVVGSGHPPGGAATTLQGTNSPVTSPNLPNAGGGNTAAVGGGTGGVTGGGGATIPPPGIGSGGGTGVLFSEGESGWQSLGRGGGVGSPTTGVGGLGLGGGSSWTGAGSSEGMVSGAQGVEGGSVIGGSAVDRAASRSGFGSEAIGEDVETGPGGGTFSESGGPSGGTIRGTDAAMFGLSTTRAGMVGESAASGVSASGES, from the coding sequence ATGTCACACGCGGAGCTCCTGGACATCGTCAACAGCACGGACCCGAATACTGTGTTGTCAGTGGGAAACCAGCTGCTGATCGCAGGCGGGCAGATTCAGTCGCTCGCAGATGATCTGCATCAGAACATCGCTGGCCTGGAGTGGACCGGATCTGCGGCCGACTCTTTTCGTGGATGGGCCAGTCAGGTCGTGCAGGCCACGGACACCCTTGCCGACTTCACCAACACCACGGCCACCAACATTCAAATGGCCGGCGAGACCCTGACCAATGTGAAGTCATCGATGCCTCCCCTGCCGACGGCCGACATGGCGACGGTGGCGAGGTATCAGCAACAGCCGCCCGTGATTTCCGCCCTCAGGGTCCACGGTGAGCCGTTGTCGAGCTCGCCCGCGCCCGGGGCAATCACAGCGAACCAAGCGAAGGCCGCACAGGCGAATATCGACAGTCTCCATCAGGAGGCCGTCACACTGATGGAGAAGCTCGGCGGCTCGTACTCGACCGCCTACAGCACCATCGGCGCAACCGTTGTACCGACGTTTCCGCCGCCGCCGGTGGCGCTGATGCCCCCGAAGGGGAGCGGGAAACTCAATACGAGCGCGAACCTCCTGGTCCAGGGCGAGGCGAGCCCCGGGGCTGGGCTAGTGAAGCGTGGAGTCGGTGGCTCGCGATCGGCCTCAGGAGCGAAGAAGGAGTCGACTGCAGGATCAATCCAGAGGGGTTCGGGCGGAGGTAGCGCATTCGTGCCGGTACCGACACCTGTGGTGGGCAGTGGTCATCCCCCTGGAGGTGCCGCAACCACGCTTCAAGGCACGAACTCTCCCGTGACATCGCCCAACCTCCCCAATGCTGGCGGAGGCAACACTGCCGCAGTAGGAGGGGGAACAGGGGGTGTCACCGGAGGCGGTGGAGCCACCATTCCACCGCCTGGAATTGGCTCTGGTGGTGGCACAGGTGTGCTCTTCAGCGAAGGGGAGAGCGGTTGGCAGAGCCTCGGACGAGGTGGCGGCGTCGGCTCCCCAACTACGGGCGTCGGTGGGCTAGGGCTAGGCGGCGGTTCCTCGTGGACCGGCGCTGGATCTAGCGAAGGAATGGTTTCGGGGGCTCAGGGGGTCGAGGGCGGCTCGGTGATCGGTGGCTCGGCCGTGGATCGGGCGGCTAGCCGCAGCGGTTTCGGCTCGGAAGCCATCGGTGAGGACGTGGAGACAGGGCCCGGCGGTGGCACCTTTAGTGAGAGCGGCGGACCGAGTGGAGGGACTATCCGCGGCACCGATGCGGCCATGTTCGGATTATCAACTACTCGTGCAGGAATGGTCGGCGAGTCGGCTGCCAGCGGAGTGTCGGCGTCGGGTGAATCCTGA
- the istA gene encoding IS21 family transposase, with protein MISVEDWAEIRRLHRAEEMPIRAIARHLGISKNTVKRAIATDRAPVYERAAKGSAVDAFEPAIRELLKATPSMPATVIAERIGWERGITVLKERVRELRPAYLPADPTGRTQYLPGELAQCDLWFPPVHIPVGYGQVACPPVLVMVSGYSRMITARMIPTRQTGDLIAGHWRLLSDWGTVPKMLVWDNESGIGQGKLTTEFAAFAGLLAVKVHLCRPRDPEAKGLVERANGYLETSFVPGRTFTGPDDFNTQLGDWLQGANRRLHRSIQARPVDRWEADRAAMLALPPVGPPQWYLFHTRIGRDHYLRIDLNDYSVHPRAIGRRVQVTCDADLIRVVTDGGDLVAEHPRCWARHQTLTDPDHKSAADQMRGDFIHAKAAAAARSRTATALAPDNLGIEVEERQLDTYDRIFTLIQGGAGQEENR; from the coding sequence GTGATATCCGTGGAGGACTGGGCTGAGATCCGTCGGCTCCATCGGGCCGAGGAGATGCCGATCCGGGCGATCGCGCGTCATCTGGGCATCTCGAAGAACACGGTCAAGCGGGCGATCGCGACCGATCGGGCACCGGTCTACGAGCGGGCGGCGAAGGGCTCGGCGGTGGACGCCTTCGAGCCTGCGATCCGCGAGCTCCTGAAGGCGACGCCGTCGATGCCGGCCACGGTGATCGCCGAGCGCATCGGCTGGGAGCGCGGGATAACGGTCCTCAAGGAGCGGGTCCGTGAGCTGCGCCCCGCCTACCTGCCCGCGGATCCCACCGGGCGGACCCAGTACCTGCCTGGCGAGCTGGCGCAGTGCGACCTGTGGTTCCCGCCGGTCCACATCCCGGTCGGCTACGGCCAGGTCGCCTGCCCGCCGGTGCTGGTCATGGTCTCGGGCTACTCGCGGATGATCACCGCGCGAATGATCCCGACCCGGCAGACCGGCGACCTGATCGCTGGCCATTGGCGGCTGCTGTCCGACTGGGGCACGGTCCCCAAGATGCTGGTCTGGGACAACGAGTCCGGCATCGGCCAAGGCAAGCTGACCACCGAGTTCGCCGCGTTCGCGGGCCTGCTCGCCGTCAAAGTGCATCTTTGCCGCCCTCGTGATCCAGAAGCGAAAGGGCTGGTCGAGCGGGCCAACGGCTATCTGGAGACCAGCTTCGTGCCCGGCCGCACCTTCACCGGCCCCGACGACTTCAACACCCAGCTCGGCGACTGGCTGCAGGGCGCGAACCGGCGCCTGCACCGCAGCATCCAGGCCCGCCCCGTGGACCGCTGGGAAGCCGACCGCGCCGCCATGCTGGCCCTGCCTCCGGTCGGCCCCCCGCAGTGGTACCTCTTCCACACCCGCATCGGCCGCGACCACTACCTGCGCATCGACCTCAACGACTACTCCGTGCACCCGCGCGCCATCGGCCGCCGCGTCCAGGTCACCTGCGACGCCGACCTGATCCGCGTCGTCACCGACGGCGGCGACCTGGTGGCCGAGCACCCGCGCTGCTGGGCCCGCCACCAGACCCTCACCGACCCCGACCACAAGAGTGCCGCCGACCAGATGCGCGGCGACTTCATCCACGCCAAAGCCGCCGCGGCCGCACGCTCGCGCACCGCCACCGCCCTGGCCCCCGACAACCTGGGCATCGAAGTCGAGGAACGACAACTCGACACCTACGACAGGATCTTCACCCTCATCCAGGGCGGCGCCGGCCAGGAGGAGAACCGATGA
- the istB gene encoding IS21-like element helper ATPase IstB: MTSTIETDQDATEPASTKAASGRRTAKQTASDLAFYARAMKAPVLLDAAERLAERARAETWTHAEYLVAVLQREVAARESHGGEGRIRAARFPAVKTLEELDVTHLRGLTRQQLAHLGTLDFITGKENAIFLGPPGTGKTHLATGLAVRACQAGHRTAFATAAQWVDRLKEAHAAGRLQDELVKLGRYPLIVIDEVGYIPFEADAANLFFQLISNRYERASVIVTSNKPFGRWGEVFGDETVAAAMIDRLVHHAEVHSLKGDSYRMRGHDLGRVPTAVNETS; encoded by the coding sequence ATGACCAGCACCATCGAAACCGATCAGGACGCCACCGAACCTGCCTCCACCAAGGCCGCCAGCGGGCGTCGCACTGCCAAGCAGACCGCCTCCGACCTGGCGTTCTACGCCCGCGCGATGAAGGCCCCAGTGCTACTGGACGCCGCCGAACGCCTGGCCGAGCGGGCCCGGGCCGAAACGTGGACCCACGCCGAGTACCTGGTCGCCGTCCTGCAGCGCGAGGTCGCCGCCCGCGAGTCCCACGGCGGCGAGGGCCGCATCCGCGCCGCCCGCTTCCCCGCGGTCAAGACCTTGGAGGAGCTCGACGTCACCCATCTGCGCGGCCTGACGCGCCAACAGCTCGCCCACCTGGGAACATTGGACTTCATCACGGGCAAGGAGAACGCCATCTTCCTGGGCCCGCCCGGGACCGGGAAGACACACCTGGCCACCGGCCTCGCGGTCCGCGCCTGCCAGGCCGGACACCGCACCGCGTTCGCCACCGCCGCCCAGTGGGTCGACCGCCTCAAGGAAGCGCACGCCGCCGGACGGCTGCAGGACGAACTCGTCAAACTCGGCCGCTACCCGCTCATCGTGATCGACGAAGTCGGCTACATCCCCTTCGAGGCCGACGCCGCGAATCTCTTCTTCCAACTCATCTCCAACCGCTACGAACGCGCCAGTGTGATCGTCACCAGCAACAAGCCCTTCGGCCGCTGGGGCGAGGTCTTCGGCGACGAGACCGTGGCCGCCGCCATGATCGACCGCCTCGTCCACCACGCCGAGGTCCACTCCCTCAAAGGCGACTCCTACCGCATGCGCGGCCACGACCTGGGCCGCGTCCCCACCGCCGTCAACGAAACCAGCTAA